Genomic DNA from Cydia strobilella chromosome 19, ilCydStro3.1, whole genome shotgun sequence:
gtgtaatattgtggttatagcaatgctgacgttgctagctccgcagtgtaatattgcggggatagcaatgctgacgttgctaactccgcaatggaatattgcggggatagcaatactgacgttgctaactccgcagtggaatattgcggggatagcaatactgactttgctagctccgcagtggaatattgcggggatagcaattctgacgctgctagttccgcagtagaatattgcggggacagcaatgttgacgttgctagttccgcagtggaatattgcggggatagcaatgctgacgttgctaactccgcagtggaatattgcggggatagcaatactgacgttgctaactccgcagtggaatgttgcggggatagcaattctgacgctgctagttccgcagtagaatattgcggggacagcaatgttgacgttgctagttccgcagtgaaatattgcggggatagcaatgctgacgttgatagctccgcagaggaatattgcggggatagcaatgctgacgttgctagctccgcagtggaatattgcggggatagcaatactgactttgctagctccgcagtggaatattgcggggatagcaatgctgacgttgctagttccgcagtggaatattgcggggatagcaatgctgacgttgctagctccgcagaggaatatttcggggatagcaatgctgacgttgctagttccgcagtggaatattgcggggatagcaatgctgacattgctagctccgcagaggaatattgcggggatagcaatgctgacattgctagctccgcagaggaatattgcggggatagcaatgctgacgttgctagctccgcagaggaatattgcggggatagcaatgctgacattgctagctccacagaggaatattgcggggatagcaatgctgacgttgctagctccgcagaggaattttgcggggatagcaatgctaacgttgctagctccgcagtggaatattgcggggatagcaatgctgacgttgctagctccgcagtggaatattgcggggatagcaatgctgacgttgctagctccgcagtggaatattgcggggatagcaattcagacgttgctagctccgcagtggaatattgcggggatagcaatgctgacgttgctagctccgcagtggaatatcgcggggatagcaatgtttACGTTCAACATTGCAGAACTAGCAATGCCAAAAGTCGCGAACGACAATAGCTACctgaaaaaatacaacaatatttataaaactaacttttattattaaaaaacgtttGCAGGTCCgtaagaatagaaaaaaatgttgcccactaaaatacaaataatgtagATAATAATGGGAAACTAAAAGTTTCCAGTGAAAAATCAACTATTTACTAATATgtaaatcaaaaacaaacacTCGGTGTTTCGAAAATGGGAATTGAACCCGCTAAATGAAAGAAAGACCTGCAATTTACTGTACCGATCGGAAGgcttaattacatacatttatttaagatgCTATGTTATTTTGAAGAACCCTTTGATTGAGCCTTTCGATCGGTACAGTAAAattgaaaggttttttttgtttttcacatTTAGCGGTATAGTAACAGTTAAGCTATGTCAGCTCATATTCAAGCGCGCGTGCACCGCGATTTGATCTGATTAGCCAAAACCCATATCCGTAGGAACGGATCAACGGGACGCCAGTCCCGCCTGAACCATTGTACAGTTAACTGGTTATTTTAATATACGGAGTCGAATATAAAAGTGATTATTATTCAAcactaaaatacctatttaaatactatttacccTCTAGCCACTATACAGAAGTACCGTCAGCGggatccgggaatcgaacccgctttagaagtactaaaaaagcgggttcgattcccggatcagccaggcgacttttttcaaattctttgaatgtagttcgtattgtttttaaataaatatagaaatgaAGCTATTTTTACTTCCACTCGTCAAATATTTGGTGACAACTCGCCAAATATATCGAAACACAACCTTATTCCCATGGCAAGAAAGGTGTGTTGCGACATATTTGGCGACTTTGGCTGGCTATTtgaagctgactgtacctactatttcAAAGTTAAATGGATGCGAATGGATTAGAAGTATGACCATATATTTGACGAGTAGAAGTAAAAATAGCttcctttcatttttatttcaaaacaatacgaattgcaaataattaagaaaaatcgcctggctgatccgggaatcgaacccgctaaatgtgaacaaataataataattagcataCCGTCAGGTAacaagcaaaactcactaactactgaaaaataattaaacaaaaatcaaccttattcgcataatattacggttcactatggctatgaacttgtggtggtacttagtgacttttgcttaTCACCCGACGATATATCTACCTGctgttaacctaacctaacctaacctaagtacTGGTAATAACCAACAACAGTATAACGTGACCCACCCCGTGCAGTTCTGTACCTTACTGTCAATATTATAGTGACAACGCTATTCATACATCAGGTCACTACTTACATGCAAGGTGTTTCCTAACACAACAatctagcgccacttgcaccatcctactaactaatgaggggttaaccggttaacccctcattagttagtaggatggtgcaagtggcgcttagggccACAACTGTAGTTACATATCGTTTAAATAGAAACTAAACTTAtagccacgtcaaattaagccgaaaatatCAATCAGCAGAAATAATTcgtgttgttttgaaaattggtatagttatttataccttgtggtgtccagataaacatactaaaagtcctcgagggtgtagggggggggaTTTTCCAAACCACGAATTATATccgcagattttttatttttttttgggttattAGCATATTATCACTGCATgaacaaaactgttttcataatgagggctattcccatcaataatcattacatatttaccgtaatataacatttgattacttcctgtaaaataaaatacgaacaaaaatatgtttaaaataggaATTGTTAACACTGTAATGTTCCACGGCCCTTTTGAACTTAATTTACTAAACTGAGTTAGGGTATGCATTATACCTGCATAAGTAATTGTAATCATACTTACTAttactacaaattattaaatcttaCTCTAGTTGGGTTAATTAAATCGGTTTACTGAGTACGATATGATACTCAGGAAGATTAATGTTATGCCCAATGACTACACAGTTGCACAAAAACGGATACTGCATGGTGTCTTGATCAATGTATATGTGTGATGATTGTAATGAGTCCAGTACATTATAAGCATGGTAATGATTATCAAAACCAATTGTTTGTAAAGGCTTAGCCTTGAAACTAATCTTAGACACTCCATCAACATATATGTCATCaattttggaaaaataaatgttttcttcatTAATAGCAGTAACTATTACAGAATTTACTTGGTAGCGCTCGGAACACTTTGCCGCCCAActcactttatataattttgtaatatctgACCATTGCATTTGATCTAAAATCTGTTTACATTCACTAACTGGTACTTCTGCTTGGCCCCCAAACGAAAGAGGCGAACGAATAGTTTCTTTCAAGAATATGTCATTTAACATCAACTGATGCTTTCGAGCTACTGTCAGTGTCATGTTAATTCGGTTATTTGTTGATTTTGCAGCTAACTTGTTGAAGCGATGTTTAGCTTCGTAGCGCATTGAAGACAGAAATCTCAAGGGACCAAAACGTAACATTGCCGAATGATAGTGCAGTAAATTGTGAAATTTAGGCTTAAGACTTTGGTTAAACAGTGTGATGTACATTTCGCAAAAGTCAGCGATCATATACTTAAAATAGTCTATTTGCTCAGATACAAAACGGGGTGacataataaaatctaaaacagtcattaattgaatatacagttgccaatatttattatgtcttgGAATGAAATCACCAAACATTACACCAAAATACTTGCAAAATGTGCTCATTTCGGCAGCATTTAAACGTATATTGCCTTTTCGTAAATTGGACATGGCCAGCGTGACGGGCTTATCTTTTTTATCGGGACCGTATTGAAATgaggaaattttgttattaacaatatcaattgtaagatatttcattttgtcTACAAAAACCACAAGTAAAGAGCACATGACGTATTTGGCACAGCCTTCGTGCATGTCATGCATTACATCAAAACCCATTtgcgaaaataaattaaaattttctatgtcgagccatatacatttttctttgacgCCTGTCAGAGATgaattattcgtttttaaatcATCCTGGTAATTTGACTCGGTCCTTAAGAGAGATTCATCTTCATAAACCTGATTAGCCATGACTTTTTTCTCTACTTTGCATGTTCTGCAAGGAAAATTGCTTGAAAAACTCTCAACAAATCCTAAAACACTATGCAAGCCTAAATTATCtcctaaaattaatgacaactcAAAGTAAATTGTGCCCTTGAAATCTGGCAAATCAAAAACTATTCCATgcttaaataaatcattaaactGGTCAATCAGGGGCTGAAATATTATACGATTCCCAAATTCCACTCTGTCAGTGGAATGATAGAGTAAGACTAAAAATATGTTACCTAACAGAGAGGCACAATAGTACGGCAGGCAAGGAAGAGAAATGTATGCGGCTCCTAGTTTGTGCACACCACTATGACTACCCAAAGGGTTCAAAGTCTCGAAATCGTCAATTTGCAAAAATATGGGCATGACTATCTTATCTCCATGATTTTTCTGTCTCCAAAATGAACCATGCATATAATGCTCTATACTGTTTGACGTGTCATGAGCCATCAGTTTTTTCATAGCATCGATGGTCTCATGAAGTATGTTAGGCAACGAAAAAAATTTGTGCAACACATctctaataggtattttatgggCTATGCACTCTACTGCTTGGTAATaagttttaccttttttttttacgtaatcaAATCGTCGCCCTACAGTATAAGGCTCAGGATTAACTAAAGTACCCTTACTTTCAAAGAACTGATGTCGTTTATAAGTTGAACTAAACATCTCTAGATCGGTTGTCAGTTTTGCTACGGCAGAGCTAGAAGTTACTGGTAACAGAGGTCTGATTGACATAGTGAACATGTTGTGAATACCGCTATAAACTGTATCTAGCACATTGTTCGGCAAATGGGGATTACTATACAGGGATGAGAAAAGTTGACCTAAACTGTCGCTTAGCGGCGGTGTGTTGTGTTTGCTATCACTCtgtatagtactattattttctttaatttgaaaCTCGGTTGCGCTACACACATTATGTAATGGATCATTATTCACGGGAGAGGTCTCTTGTCCAATAGCAAAATCCTGTACACTTGAAGCCTGTTGTAACATAGAAGAATCTGAATGTTCTTTCAAATAATGACGCCTAAATGAATTGTAGAGTTGATAAGTTCTCCCACAATCCATGTTTggacaaatataacatttacctggatgataaaatgtaaaatgggtTTTAAATTGCTTCATTTGGACAAAAGACCTTTTACATATTGCACACAGCACCATCGTGCCTGTTAGAAACAGAAGCAAGCAAATCTAGCATAGGAGTGCCTTCAGTGTCAAACTTGCTCTTCATTACATATATACTTCTTTGGATAAACATCCAGACTGGGGCACAATCTTTTGAATATGGTAAGTCTAATGCCCATAGAATCTTAAAAGTATTTGAAACAGCTTTACAAATGCTGGGAAACGTGTACCTGATGTCTTCAGAGATTATTAAATCATACTGCGTAACATCCTGCCAGCAAGCCCCAACAGCAACCAAATATGGAAgaacaggcaattttttttcctgCAATGTGGCCTTCCGTTCACTGAAGTGGCTTTGAAGGTCCGATGTAGATGGCACCAAGCTTAAAAACGCGTTGCTTACTTCTAATCTAGACGGGTTCCAGGGTTTTCTGACTCCTTTCACGGGAACAGTGTGCATTTGTTTCAGCAACAGGGGAACTGCCAGAAAAGTCGCAACATTCGCTTGTTCCTCCCCCgctgcaaaaataattaatacttagtATGGTTAACGATTACTTAAGGTAAAGTTTCTATTGAGTAAAATTCGTCATCTCCTCTATCTATAGTACCTACTTCacttccagccgggctagcacatgattggcgcgagagtatctcgccgtgacatagactacccgtcccctttaaattcatacagttagtaaaagacgggtagtctatctcgcggcgagatactgtcgcgtcaatcatgtgctcggcctacaggtgtcgttaaaaaaatctaccctgtatataatatgttattttcatcacacttgctcgaaaaagatctaatatcatgcaggtgtactaaaggacaaaggcctatattgttcccgcaggagttatggattgtgaaaaaaaggtGTAACTCTCTAGGGagttacagctttttttttattatgtcataactactactattactacttaatatgaaccaagtaggtatacatgagttttacttttaaaatactgacgtttataattagatatttcggttaattaatttaatagctgttcaaaataatattcttacacaattttcaatcgtggctgaatgccggatgggtatgtgccttagatgcctaacttgtcaaaaaatcacaaatggcggacgaatgtttgaaatgtcaccgtatttaagaattttttcgcataaaatttagttttttcttcgcaagtgtgattctGTGTTACTCCGGGAGTAAGAATATTAACAAACTCGAGCCCCTTGCAAGAACTTGAACGTTatgcttaggtacttacttctatATAATCTATATGGCTGAACAAATAAAACGTATGTACCAGGGTGGTTcaactttatctcaactacaatttttattcacatcatttgaaaatgtgatttataagttattaagtaaaaaaccatttttatttcaaatttttatgaatttttaggtgaatttaaaaaatctaccttttgaaaaattacaaaaaatagaaatgaaattgtttttttttacttcaaaacttataaatcaaaTGTTCAAATGGTGTGTAaacagatacataaataaaaatctaaataataaatacgcatCCTCTTGTagttaaagttacaaaattgggaatattttttcagcataatgagtgtaacaaaataaaacaaaaggtttTTTAGAGCCACCCTAGTATGTACAGTGTATGCAATTTCGAAGCTCACTGTACATACTGTATTTACATATAGAGgcaataaagacactatttgaCAAAAAAACGATAATATAACTTACAAGTTGCAAGATCCAAAACAGTTTGAATAGAAGTGTCAGGTCGTGTTAGCTGTTGAGCCTTCTCATCTAGTAATGATAGCAGGCGACCTTTCACTACCGGGAAATTTTCGTCGAACTTTCCTTCTATTTCAGGGTATATTTTGTCAAAGTCACTGGCCAGctgaaaataaacagaaatcAAACATTTGTTATTCAAGTAGAGCTTAAAAGCTCTTTcacaaaatcaaaaatgttgctagtcatcaatcatcattcatAATCATACAACGAGAAATGTTGCTAGTGTATATAtgagtatttaaaatgaaaatcaataacccgactgcataataataatatacctataatctaCTAGCCCGCGACTCCACCCGCCACAaatagacacactttcgcatttataatattagtatggatttactcGCAAAACTGAGACAAATGTAATGACACCTCATATGTTAAACTCCGCTAAATGGTTTAGGCAGTAGAGCgtgccaaataattaaagatacatacatacatacgcttGAAAAACTTAACCTCCTTTCGGCAGTTgggtataaaaataacttaacacaAATTGATGACTTCTGCCTGGTGATGTCATGAAGTCTGGCATGATGACACTTGATTGATTAGTATTATTATTGACTCACCAATTCATAGCCCCAAGGACATTGCAGTGCTGGGAAGATGCTCAAATAACTAACATGGTCGCCTTCTTGCAGTGCAGCCATGCGTTCATGTAGACAACTGTTCCATTTTGTTTCTACCAATTCTCTCGGTGAAGAAGAGTGCTTCAACCACTGCACGGTATCTTTTTCAGAGTCTTGATTGGTACTTATTGTTTGAAAGGTGTCAGGAAAAGGTCTAACCCGTGCATTAGAAGATTTGACAGcagatttttttctcttgttttggtCTCCGCTGCTGTCGCTGCTCTTGTCGCTATTACTGCTGTTACAACTTCTGCTGCGGCTGCGGATTTCTGCATTTAATTTTCTGCGTACGGTTATTAATCGGTTCACTATCAGGCCACTGGCCTGGATAGCTTTTCCATCAACAAGACGAAAAGGATTATAATATACCCCCTTTGTTTCACCTGGGAAAAGCTTTATAATTTCTGATGTCCACGTATCCCAGGTTTCTTTTCGTATTGGGTCAGTGTTTTCTTTCAATTTCCGCACCTCAGCCTCAACAATAAGGGCCGTCAGTATCTTTCGGTCACTAGAcgataatacttttttattgaTTAGAGGTTTCCCAATACTGGATGTCtctaaaatttgtttaagattTCCGCCAGTTATAGCCCCTATGAGTTTGCTTGCATCTATAAACTGTGTTATGTATAGACAATGGGGGTAGGTTTTGACATTTGGGTACAAAGTGGGGTAGTTGTGAAAAGTCAGTCTGTCAACGCGAACCTGACCCATGCCAGTGTCTGGACCCCTAAACTGTGAGTTATATTAGTGGCGACGAGAAAAACTAGGACAATAGTGTGCAATTACAGTGTAAAGTGTGTGATTTGAGTGAAAAACGCATAAAAGTAGGTATCACTGTGCAAAATGGGCATCAAGTTTGGGGAGTTTGATGTGGCGCTTGGCTGCTGGAAAAATTACATAGAGCGGTTTACTTTTTGTCTGCAGGCAGGTGATATTGAAGATGATAGTAAAAAGAAAGCTAATTTATTAGCTGTGTGTGGTTCCGACTTGTATGATCTGATTATATCACTGATAGCACCAACTCAAATAAGTGAGgttacttttacaacaattctgggTAAGTTGAACAATCATTTCCACCCGAAGCCAAATGAAATTATCCAGTCTTATAAATTTCATACTAAGTATCAAGAGGAGGGGGAAAAGATTAGGGATTTCATAGCACAATTGAGGAAATTGAGCATCGACTGTAACTTTACAGATTTGGATCGAACGCTGCGGGATCGTTTAGTGTGTGGTATAAGGGAC
This window encodes:
- the LOC134750131 gene encoding uncharacterized protein LOC134750131 codes for the protein MGQVRVDRLTFHNYPTLYPNVKTYPHCLYITQFIDASKLIGAITGGNLKQILETSSIGKPLINKKVLSSSDRKILTALIVEAEVRKLKENTDPIRKETWDTWTSEIIKLFPGETKGVYYNPFRLVDGKAIQASGLIVNRLITVRRKLNAEIRSRSRSCNSSNSDKSSDSSGDQNKRKKSAVKSSNARVRPFPDTFQTISTNQDSEKDTVQWLKHSSSPRELVETKWNSCLHERMAALQEGDHVSYLSIFPALQCPWGYELLASDFDKIYPEIEGKFDENFPVVKGRLLSLLDEKAQQLTRPDTSIQTVLDLATSGEEQANVATFLAVPLLLKQMHTVPVKGVRKPWNPSRLEVSNAFLSLVPSTSDLQSHFSERKATLQEKKLPVLPYLVAVGACWQDVTQYDLIISEDIRYTFPSICKAVSNTFKILWALDLPYSKDCAPVWMFIQRSIYVMKSKFDTEGTPMLDLLASVSNRHDGAVCNM